One Leisingera sp. M658 genomic window carries:
- a CDS encoding LPS-assembly protein LptD: MPKTGKLRRALLLSAVLPWLALTAPAPQAQTAALPDPAQPAMLVADQVFITPDRTLVAEGNVEAFQGDIRLRAQKITFDQTTGTLQIEGPIRIDQQGDITILATAAELDRDLRNGLLTGARMVFQQQLQLASLQMTRVSGRYTQLYKTAVTSCHVCEDGRPPLWQIRAERVTHDQQARQLYFESAQLRVLDVPVFYFPAIRLPDPSLERASGFLVPSIRSTSNLGTGVKAPYFFTLGPHRDLTLAPYISSSTQTLDVRYRQAFRRGRIEFNGAYTRDDLFSGEDRGYIFGEGQFDLPRDFRFTFDVKAVSDDAYLEDYGLPELDRLRSEAVLSRAKRDSLFRASLTHYKTLRTSEEQANIPSGIAEAFYQTRHHPALTGGELRLTLQGHGHRRSSSIDGTATDSNGRDLARLTADIDWRRSWRLGYGILAEWELGAAADAFRAYDDSFFNEEVTRLTPRTALTLRLPMSRREAGGATQYLEPILQLGWRDEGGGSVVTEESRFVEFDQGNLLSLSRFPSTDAREDGLTLVYGANWARYAPTGWQAYATVGQVLRSDGDDRFTKSSGLSGTSSDFLLAGQIKFGDGLALSTRGLLNGSLNFSKAELRGDWRTDRSSLSGTYLWLGTDPDEDRTEESSELWVDGSYDINPSWSAGARLRYDISGARATRAGLGVAYSNECVTVDLSVNRRYTSTTSVEPTTDFGFTISLSGFSVKSGSKQYRRSCSKT; the protein is encoded by the coding sequence ATGCCGAAGACGGGTAAATTGCGCCGCGCACTGCTTCTTTCGGCTGTGCTGCCCTGGCTCGCCCTGACAGCCCCGGCGCCGCAGGCGCAGACCGCGGCGCTGCCTGATCCGGCGCAGCCCGCGATGCTGGTTGCAGATCAGGTCTTCATCACCCCTGACCGCACCCTGGTGGCCGAAGGCAATGTCGAGGCGTTTCAGGGCGATATCCGGCTGCGCGCGCAAAAGATCACGTTTGACCAGACCACCGGCACCCTGCAGATCGAAGGCCCGATCCGCATCGACCAGCAAGGCGACATCACCATACTGGCCACTGCTGCCGAGCTAGACAGAGACCTGCGCAACGGGTTGCTGACAGGCGCCCGCATGGTGTTCCAGCAGCAGTTGCAGCTGGCCTCGCTGCAAATGACCCGGGTCAGCGGCCGCTACACACAGCTTTACAAGACCGCCGTCACCTCCTGCCACGTCTGCGAGGATGGACGCCCGCCGCTCTGGCAGATCCGGGCGGAGCGGGTGACCCACGACCAGCAGGCACGCCAGCTCTATTTCGAAAGCGCCCAGCTGCGGGTGCTCGACGTGCCAGTGTTCTATTTTCCGGCGATTCGCCTGCCTGATCCTTCACTGGAGCGGGCCAGCGGATTTCTGGTGCCCTCGATACGCTCCACGTCGAACCTGGGCACCGGGGTCAAGGCGCCCTATTTCTTCACACTCGGCCCGCACCGCGACCTGACTCTGGCGCCCTATATCTCGTCCAGCACCCAGACGCTGGACGTCCGCTACCGCCAGGCCTTCCGCCGCGGCAGGATCGAATTCAACGGCGCCTACACCCGCGACGACCTGTTTTCCGGTGAAGACCGCGGCTACATCTTTGGCGAAGGCCAGTTCGATCTGCCGCGGGATTTCCGCTTCACCTTTGACGTCAAAGCGGTCTCGGACGACGCCTATCTCGAGGACTACGGCTTGCCGGAACTGGACCGTCTGCGTTCCGAGGCGGTGCTGTCCCGGGCCAAACGCGACAGCCTGTTCCGCGCGTCCCTGACTCATTACAAAACCCTGCGGACCAGCGAAGAACAGGCAAACATTCCGTCCGGAATCGCCGAAGCCTTCTATCAGACCCGCCACCATCCCGCCCTCACCGGCGGCGAGCTGCGGCTGACCCTGCAGGGCCATGGCCACCGCCGCAGCTCCAGCATCGACGGCACCGCCACTGACAGCAACGGTCGTGATCTTGCGCGGCTCACTGCCGACATCGACTGGCGCCGCAGCTGGCGCCTGGGCTATGGCATCCTGGCGGAATGGGAGCTCGGCGCCGCAGCAGATGCCTTCCGTGCTTATGACGACAGTTTTTTCAATGAGGAGGTCACCCGCCTGACCCCGCGCACCGCGCTGACCCTGCGCCTGCCGATGAGCCGCCGCGAGGCAGGCGGCGCCACCCAGTACCTGGAGCCGATCCTGCAGCTGGGCTGGCGCGACGAGGGCGGCGGCAGCGTGGTCACCGAAGAAAGCCGCTTTGTCGAATTTGACCAAGGCAATCTGTTGTCGTTGTCGCGGTTTCCCTCCACCGACGCCCGCGAGGACGGCCTGACCCTTGTCTACGGCGCCAACTGGGCGCGTTATGCACCCACCGGCTGGCAGGCCTATGCCACCGTCGGCCAGGTGCTGCGCAGCGACGGCGATGACCGGTTCACCAAAAGCTCCGGCCTCAGCGGCACCTCCTCGGATTTCCTGCTGGCGGGCCAGATCAAATTCGGCGACGGGCTGGCCCTCTCCACCCGCGGCTTGCTGAACGGTTCACTGAACTTCTCCAAGGCAGAACTGCGCGGCGATTGGCGCACGGACCGCTCCAGCCTGTCCGGCACCTATCTGTGGCTCGGCACCGACCCGGATGAAGACCGGACCGAGGAAAGCTCGGAGCTGTGGGTCGATGGCAGCTATGACATCAACCCCAGCTGGTCCGCCGGCGCCCGGCTGCGCTATGATATTTCCGGCGCCCGTGCCACCCGCGCAGGTCTTGGCGTGGCCTACAGCAACGAATGCGTGACGGTCGACCTTTCAGTCAACCGCCGCTATACCTCAACAACAAGTGTTGAGCCGACAACCGATTTCGGCTTTACCATCTCGCTCAGCGGATTTTCCGTAAAGAGCGGCAGCAAACAGTACAGGCGGTCATGCAGCAAGACGTGA
- the lptG gene encoding LPS export ABC transporter permease LptG produces MKLDLYYARRFLQWFLVIVAVLMTLVVLIDLNEQVRRFEAIDLSLAQLVGLTLLNVPAALSEFLPLIMILSTIVLFVGLARSSELVVTRAIGRSGIRALAAPVLVAAAIGALAVTMLNPIASATANRYQDLSETYHNGGPSALSLSGEGLWLRQGGARGQSVIHAKGYSGDAADITLLDVSIHAYTSAGGLVRRIIADSARLDGSNWILSNAKSWPLAAGINPDSNAARHDELQLPTTLTTDRIRDTLGTASGISIYDLPSTIRELSAAGFTTKRYEVRYQAELARPLFLIAMVLVGASFTMRHARFGGTGLAVLMAVLLGFGLYFIRNFAQILGENGQIPVALAAWAPPAAAILLTLGLLLHAEDG; encoded by the coding sequence ATGAAGCTTGATCTTTACTATGCCCGGCGCTTTCTGCAGTGGTTCCTGGTGATTGTTGCGGTGCTGATGACGCTGGTGGTGCTGATCGATCTGAACGAACAGGTCCGCCGTTTCGAGGCGATCGACCTCAGCCTGGCGCAACTGGTTGGCCTGACCCTGCTGAACGTTCCGGCCGCCCTCAGCGAGTTTCTGCCGCTGATCATGATCCTGTCGACCATCGTGCTGTTTGTCGGCCTTGCCCGCAGCAGCGAACTGGTGGTGACCCGCGCTATCGGCCGCTCCGGCATCCGGGCACTGGCGGCACCGGTGCTGGTGGCGGCGGCAATCGGCGCCTTGGCGGTCACCATGCTGAACCCGATCGCGTCAGCCACAGCCAACCGCTATCAGGATCTGTCCGAGACCTATCATAATGGCGGGCCGTCGGCGCTGTCGCTGTCCGGCGAAGGCCTGTGGCTGCGCCAGGGCGGTGCCAGGGGCCAGTCGGTCATCCACGCCAAGGGCTACAGCGGCGACGCTGCGGATATCACGTTGCTTGACGTCTCGATCCACGCCTACACCAGTGCCGGCGGCCTGGTGCGCCGCATCATTGCCGACAGCGCCCGGCTGGACGGCAGCAACTGGATCCTGTCCAACGCCAAATCCTGGCCGCTGGCAGCCGGCATCAACCCCGATTCCAACGCCGCCCGGCATGACGAGCTGCAGCTGCCTACAACACTGACCACCGACCGGATCCGCGATACCCTGGGCACCGCCAGCGGCATCTCGATCTACGATCTGCCCTCGACCATCCGCGAATTGTCTGCCGCGGGTTTTACCACCAAACGCTACGAGGTCCGCTATCAGGCAGAATTGGCCCGCCCGCTGTTTCTGATCGCCATGGTTCTGGTCGGCGCCTCCTTCACCATGCGGCACGCGCGCTTTGGCGGCACCGGGCTGGCGGTGCTGATGGCGGTCCTTTTGGGATTCGGGCTTTATTTCATCCGCAATTTCGCGCAAATCCTTGGCGAGAACGGGCAAATCCCGGTGGCCCTGGCCGCCTGGGCGCCGCCCGCCGCCGCGATACTTTTGACTTTGGGACTGCTTCTCCATGCCGAAGACGGGTAA
- the lptF gene encoding LPS export ABC transporter permease LptF: MSRYDRYVLSQYLLFFGFFALILVAVFWVNRAVVLFDRLIGNGQSALVFLEFTALTLPNLIRMVLPIAAFGASVWVTNRLNSESELTVLRATGTSPWQMARPALAFGVITALMMSALTHYLLPASISQLEVRESEVSRNITAKLLSEGDFLHPADGVTFYIRQIDPDGTLNDVFLSDRRDPATTVTYTGARAFLVRDGGSAHLIMVEGMAQRLDNQTQRLSTTFFSDFSYDISALARKTENPARNIRAIPSLELMTSTQAITRSDGYSAGAQAEELHLRFARALVCVAVALIGFSALMLGTFSRFGVWRQAFLAFVVLIFVEGLRGVVSEPVLQNPSLWPLIYLPTLLGLLVALIFLILSVRPKRTRAEAPA; encoded by the coding sequence GTGTCACGCTACGACAGATACGTGCTGTCACAATATCTGCTCTTCTTCGGCTTCTTTGCGCTGATTCTGGTGGCCGTGTTCTGGGTCAACCGGGCAGTTGTGCTGTTTGACCGGCTGATCGGCAATGGGCAGTCGGCCTTGGTGTTTCTTGAATTCACCGCGCTCACCCTGCCGAACCTCATCCGCATGGTGCTGCCGATTGCCGCCTTTGGCGCTTCGGTCTGGGTCACCAACCGGCTGAACAGCGAAAGCGAGCTGACAGTGCTGCGCGCCACCGGCACCAGCCCCTGGCAGATGGCGCGGCCGGCCCTCGCATTCGGTGTCATCACGGCTCTGATGATGTCGGCACTGACCCACTACCTGCTGCCCGCCTCGATCAGCCAGCTGGAGGTGCGTGAAAGCGAAGTCTCCCGCAACATCACCGCTAAACTGCTGAGCGAGGGCGATTTCCTGCACCCGGCAGACGGTGTTACATTCTATATCCGCCAGATCGACCCGGACGGCACCTTGAACGACGTTTTCCTGTCTGACCGCCGCGACCCGGCGACGACGGTGACTTATACCGGTGCCCGTGCGTTTCTGGTGCGCGACGGAGGCAGCGCGCATCTGATCATGGTGGAAGGCATGGCGCAGCGGCTGGACAATCAGACGCAACGGCTTTCGACCACGTTCTTCTCGGATTTCTCATATGATATCAGCGCACTGGCCCGGAAAACGGAAAACCCGGCGCGCAACATCCGTGCGATCCCAAGCTTGGAGCTGATGACCAGCACCCAGGCCATCACCCGCAGCGATGGCTACTCCGCAGGCGCCCAGGCCGAAGAGCTGCACCTGCGCTTTGCCCGCGCCCTGGTCTGTGTGGCCGTCGCCCTGATCGGGTTTTCCGCGCTGATGCTGGGAACGTTCTCGCGGTTCGGCGTGTGGCGGCAGGCTTTCCTGGCCTTTGTTGTGCTGATCTTTGTCGAGGGTTTGCGCGGGGTTGTTTCGGAGCCGGTTCTGCAAAACCCCAGCCTGTGGCCGCTGATTTACCTGCCGACCTTGCTGGGGCTTTTGGTGGCGCTGATCTTCCTGATTTTATCAGTCCGGCCCAAACGGACCCGGGCGGAGGCGCCCGCATGA
- a CDS encoding leucyl aminopeptidase, which yields MSSLTPIRFAEYDPKALSEMTGRVAVMVTPEGSLDQAARTANRLSKGAIARLVESDGFKKAKAGDVVSLGWPAGMQAEALDVLVLPRKLTPAEARQAGAKLAKAAAGKRLTVMAGSMNKAADLTLGLALRDYGFDDHKTPAEDKPEGEVVIASKMPSDLEAACAPLLAVAEGVHMTRDLVNEPANVLTTTEFARRIEEMKEIGLEVEVLEEADLEKLGMRTLLCVGQGSDSPSKVAVMRWKGGAKDAAPLALVGKGVVFDTGGISLKPAGGMEDMTMDMGGAGVVAGTMKALALRKAKANVVGLVGLVENMPSGNATRPGDVVKSMKGDTVEIINTDAEGRLVLCDVLWYAQERFKPAGIIDLATLTGAIIIGLGHENAGVFSNDDDLCNAFLKAARSEDEGAWRMPLGKAYDDQLKSRIADMKNVGGRPAGSITAAQFLARFIKDGMPWIHLDIAGVASVKAETDYAPKGATGWGVMALNRLVADKFEAE from the coding sequence ATGAGCAGCCTAACCCCGATCCGTTTTGCCGAATACGACCCCAAGGCACTGTCGGAAATGACTGGCCGCGTGGCGGTGATGGTTACGCCCGAGGGCAGCTTGGATCAGGCCGCGCGCACCGCCAACCGGCTGAGCAAGGGCGCAATTGCCCGGCTGGTCGAATCGGACGGCTTCAAGAAGGCCAAGGCGGGTGATGTGGTGTCGCTCGGCTGGCCCGCAGGCATGCAGGCCGAGGCATTGGATGTGCTGGTTCTGCCGCGCAAGCTGACTCCGGCAGAGGCGCGCCAGGCGGGCGCAAAACTGGCCAAGGCGGCAGCGGGCAAGCGGCTGACGGTGATGGCCGGCAGCATGAACAAGGCTGCTGACCTGACCCTTGGGCTGGCGCTGCGCGACTATGGCTTTGATGACCATAAGACCCCCGCCGAAGACAAGCCCGAAGGCGAGGTGGTGATCGCTTCCAAGATGCCGTCCGATCTGGAGGCCGCCTGCGCGCCGTTGCTGGCAGTGGCCGAGGGCGTTCACATGACCCGGGATTTGGTCAATGAGCCAGCCAATGTGCTGACCACCACGGAATTCGCCCGCCGCATCGAAGAGATGAAAGAGATCGGGCTTGAGGTTGAGGTCCTGGAAGAGGCGGACCTGGAAAAGCTTGGCATGCGCACGCTGCTGTGTGTTGGCCAAGGTTCTGACAGCCCGTCCAAAGTGGCGGTGATGCGGTGGAAAGGCGGCGCCAAGGACGCAGCCCCGCTGGCGCTGGTCGGCAAGGGCGTGGTGTTCGATACCGGCGGAATCTCCTTGAAGCCTGCGGGCGGCATGGAAGACATGACCATGGACATGGGCGGCGCCGGTGTTGTGGCCGGCACGATGAAGGCCCTGGCGCTGCGCAAAGCCAAGGCCAATGTGGTCGGGCTGGTCGGCCTTGTGGAAAACATGCCCTCGGGCAATGCCACCCGTCCTGGCGATGTGGTGAAATCGATGAAAGGCGACACGGTTGAGATCATCAACACCGACGCCGAGGGCCGTCTGGTTCTGTGTGATGTGCTTTGGTACGCGCAGGAGCGGTTCAAACCTGCAGGTATTATCGACCTGGCGACCTTGACCGGCGCAATCATTATCGGCCTCGGGCATGAGAATGCCGGTGTGTTTTCCAACGATGACGATCTGTGCAATGCCTTCCTGAAGGCCGCGCGCTCCGAGGACGAAGGCGCTTGGCGAATGCCCCTGGGCAAGGCCTATGACGATCAGTTGAAATCGCGGATTGCCGATATGAAAAACGTCGGCGGGCGCCCGGCGGGTTCCATCACCGCGGCGCAGTTCCTGGCAAGGTTCATCAAGGACGGTATGCCCTGGATCCATCTGGACATTGCCGGCGTTGCCTCGGTCAAGGCGGAAACGGACTATGCGCCCAAAGGCGCCACCGGCTGGGGCGTGATGGCACTGAACCGTTTGGTCGCGGATAAGTTCGAGGCGGAATAA
- a CDS encoding DNA polymerase III subunit chi, with amino-acid sequence MGAVYFYHLTRRPLEETLPVLVDKARGAGWRIAVRGRDPERMAWLDDRLWLGPEESFLPHGLAGGPHDALQPVLLTAGPEAANTPDCVMAVDGAAVSAKEVQTLSRVCILFDGTDPQAVQHARSQWKSLTDAGCSAQYWSEEGGRWEKKAEK; translated from the coding sequence ATGGGCGCTGTCTATTTCTATCATCTGACGCGCAGGCCGCTGGAGGAGACCTTGCCGGTCCTTGTGGACAAGGCGCGCGGGGCGGGCTGGCGCATTGCGGTGCGCGGGCGCGACCCCGAGCGCATGGCCTGGCTGGATGACCGTCTGTGGCTGGGACCTGAGGAAAGCTTCCTGCCCCATGGCCTGGCGGGCGGCCCCCATGATGCGCTGCAGCCGGTTCTGCTGACCGCAGGACCGGAGGCCGCCAATACCCCGGACTGTGTGATGGCGGTGGATGGCGCCGCGGTCAGCGCGAAAGAGGTTCAGACGCTGAGCCGCGTCTGTATTCTGTTCGATGGCACCGATCCGCAAGCCGTGCAGCACGCCCGCAGCCAGTGGAAATCCCTGACAGATGCCGGCTGTTCCGCCCAATACTGGTCCGAAGAGGGCGGGCGTTGGGAGAAGAAGGCCGAGAAATAG
- a CDS encoding CHAP domain-containing protein yields MKISHAFRRARLLPFVGAGLLFLANCGDIQGGSVARAEAEAARLEYAVQEVQSLQSRGSRVWCVPFARNASGIEIFGNAKTWWAQAKGQFSRGQQPQTGAVMAFRATRSNPLGHVAVVSKVEDSRRIRINHANWRRNKVSLGMAVIDVSAANDWSAVRLESNPGAYGRVYPINGFILPVPDKG; encoded by the coding sequence ATGAAAATATCACATGCGTTCCGTCGGGCGCGGCTGCTGCCGTTTGTTGGGGCGGGGCTGCTGTTCCTTGCCAATTGCGGTGATATTCAAGGCGGATCGGTGGCCCGGGCCGAGGCCGAGGCCGCGCGTCTGGAGTACGCGGTTCAGGAAGTCCAGTCTTTGCAATCCAGAGGGAGCCGTGTCTGGTGCGTGCCCTTTGCCCGCAATGCCAGCGGGATTGAGATTTTCGGCAATGCCAAAACCTGGTGGGCACAGGCCAAAGGACAGTTCAGCCGCGGCCAGCAGCCGCAAACAGGCGCGGTGATGGCGTTCCGGGCGACCCGCTCCAATCCGCTGGGGCATGTGGCAGTGGTCTCCAAGGTGGAGGATTCGCGCCGGATCCGGATCAATCACGCCAACTGGCGCCGCAACAAGGTGTCGCTGGGCATGGCAGTGATTGACGTGTCTGCGGCAAATGACTGGTCCGCCGTTCGCTTGGAAAGCAATCCGGGGGCCTACGGGCGGGTCTATCCGATCAACGGCTTCATTCTGCCGGTTCCGGACAAAGGGTGA
- a CDS encoding TIGR02281 family clan AA aspartic protease, producing MGEFEIGRVIYLVVLLVAVGSWVFVQNRQSIGKTLQMFAVWGFIFLGVIASYGLWEDIRQTVRPQQSVAVEAGRVEVPRAPDGHYYLTLEVNGAAVPFLVDTGASEVVLNARDAERAGIDTGSLAYLGRARTANGEVRTASVWIEEMSLGGITDTDVRVWVNQGELEQSLLGMGYLQRWSSIEIRNGALVLTR from the coding sequence ATGGGCGAGTTTGAGATCGGGCGGGTTATCTATCTGGTTGTTCTGCTGGTTGCAGTGGGTTCCTGGGTGTTTGTGCAAAACCGCCAATCCATCGGCAAGACACTGCAGATGTTTGCGGTTTGGGGCTTTATCTTCCTTGGTGTGATCGCCTCTTACGGGCTGTGGGAGGATATCCGCCAAACCGTGCGCCCGCAGCAAAGCGTCGCGGTGGAGGCCGGACGGGTCGAAGTGCCGCGCGCGCCGGACGGGCATTACTATCTGACCCTTGAGGTGAACGGCGCTGCCGTCCCGTTCCTGGTCGACACCGGCGCCAGCGAAGTTGTGCTGAACGCACGCGATGCAGAGCGCGCAGGCATCGATACCGGCAGCCTTGCGTATCTCGGCCGCGCCCGCACCGCCAATGGCGAGGTGCGCACGGCCTCGGTCTGGATCGAAGAAATGTCGCTGGGCGGCATCACCGACACGGACGTGCGCGTGTGGGTGAACCAGGGCGAGCTGGAGCAATCCCTCTTGGGAATGGGTTACCTGCAGCGCTGGTCCAGCATCGAAATCCGCAATGGCGCATTGGTGCTGACCCGCTGA
- a CDS encoding MarC family protein, giving the protein MIDTAFLITSFVTLFVIVDPIGLTPIFLALTQGMTPAQRRAIALRSTITAAILLALFAALGEAVLGFAGISMAAFRIAGGVLLFLTALDMLFERRNKRREDRSEEDDFDDPSIFPLAIPLIAGPGSIATVILLAGQQPGIAGFAMVMGVVVAVLAILLVMCLFSGLFERLLGKTGITVVTRLLGMLLAALSVQFVLDGLRAFGFAG; this is encoded by the coding sequence ATGATCGACACGGCCTTTCTGATCACCTCATTTGTCACGCTGTTTGTCATCGTTGATCCCATCGGCCTGACACCGATTTTTCTGGCGCTGACACAGGGCATGACACCCGCGCAACGGCGTGCGATTGCCCTGCGTTCGACCATCACCGCAGCAATTCTGCTTGCGCTGTTTGCGGCACTTGGCGAGGCGGTGCTTGGCTTTGCAGGCATTTCCATGGCTGCCTTCCGCATTGCCGGGGGCGTGCTGTTGTTCCTCACTGCGCTTGATATGCTGTTTGAACGCCGCAACAAGCGGCGCGAAGACCGCAGCGAAGAGGATGATTTTGACGATCCGTCCATCTTCCCGCTGGCGATCCCGCTGATTGCAGGCCCCGGTTCCATCGCCACTGTCATCCTGCTGGCGGGGCAGCAGCCCGGCATCGCCGGCTTTGCCATGGTGATGGGCGTGGTGGTTGCGGTACTGGCGATCCTGTTGGTGATGTGTCTGTTCTCCGGCCTGTTCGAACGCTTGCTGGGCAAGACCGGCATCACCGTTGTGACCCGCCTTCTGGGCATGCTGCTGGCGGCGCTTTCCGTGCAGTTCGTGCTCGACGGGCTGCGCGCATTTGGATTTGCAGGCTAG
- a CDS encoding ABC-F family ATP-binding cassette domain-containing protein codes for MLRISDISYAVEGRLLFDGASATIPTGHKVGLVGRNGTGKTTLFRLIRNELSLESGAISLPSKARIGGIAQEAPSSNVSLIDTVLAADTERAELMAESETAQDPGRIAEIQTRLSDIDAWSAEARAAAILKGLGFDFAAQQRPCSDYSGGWRMRVALAAVLFSQPDLLLLDEPTNYLDLEGALWLEAYLVKYPHTVIIISHDRELLNRSVNGILHLEELGLTYYSGNYDQFARQRAANRANQAAQAKKQDARRAHLQAFVDRFKAKASKAKQAQSRVKMLEKMETIRAPEDAARTVFTFPEPEELSPPIIATEGASVGYDGTAILSRLDLRIDQDDRIALLGKNGEGKSTLSKMLSGRLDVMAGKMTQSGKLRIGFFAQHQVDELHIDETPLQHLQRERPNEGQARLRARLAGFGLGSDQADTEVGRLSGGQKARLSLLLATLPAPHLLILDEPTNHLDIESREALVEALTAYSGAVILVSHDMHLLSLVADRLWLVSGGTVKPFEGDLPAYRDLLLTRDKPAGKSKAKAKAEKPKRPSRDAIQALRAEVRKGEARLEKVSEMRDKLAKKLADPALYDDGRKDEAIVWQRKYAEVMEAQDRAEELWLKAVEKLEKAEAQ; via the coding sequence ATGTTACGTATCAGCGATATATCCTATGCGGTCGAAGGCCGTCTTTTGTTCGATGGCGCCAGCGCCACGATCCCCACTGGCCACAAGGTTGGATTGGTCGGCCGCAACGGCACCGGCAAAACCACGCTGTTCCGGCTGATCCGCAATGAGCTGTCGCTGGAATCCGGCGCCATTTCCCTGCCCAGCAAAGCGCGGATCGGCGGCATTGCCCAGGAAGCGCCATCTTCAAACGTGTCGCTGATCGATACGGTGCTTGCTGCGGACACTGAACGCGCCGAATTGATGGCCGAGTCCGAGACCGCGCAGGATCCCGGACGGATTGCCGAAATTCAAACCCGGCTTTCTGATATCGACGCATGGTCGGCCGAGGCACGCGCCGCTGCCATCCTCAAAGGTCTCGGGTTTGATTTTGCCGCCCAGCAACGCCCTTGCTCCGACTATTCGGGTGGCTGGCGGATGCGGGTGGCCCTGGCTGCGGTGCTGTTTTCACAGCCCGACCTTTTGCTGCTGGACGAACCAACCAACTATCTGGATCTTGAAGGCGCGCTGTGGCTCGAAGCCTATCTGGTGAAATATCCGCACACGGTGATCATCATCAGCCACGACCGTGAGCTGCTGAACCGCTCGGTGAACGGCATTCTGCATCTCGAAGAGCTTGGGCTGACCTATTACTCCGGCAACTATGACCAGTTTGCCCGCCAGCGCGCGGCCAACCGGGCCAATCAGGCCGCCCAGGCCAAGAAACAGGACGCCCGCCGCGCCCATCTGCAGGCCTTTGTGGACCGGTTCAAGGCCAAGGCCAGCAAGGCCAAACAGGCGCAAAGCCGGGTCAAGATGCTGGAGAAGATGGAGACCATCCGCGCGCCCGAAGACGCCGCACGCACCGTTTTCACCTTCCCCGAACCAGAAGAACTGTCGCCGCCGATCATCGCAACCGAGGGCGCCTCGGTCGGATACGACGGCACTGCGATCCTCAGCCGGCTGGATCTGCGCATCGATCAGGACGACCGCATCGCGCTTTTGGGCAAGAACGGCGAGGGTAAATCCACCCTGTCCAAAATGCTGTCGGGCCGTCTGGATGTGATGGCCGGCAAGATGACCCAGTCCGGCAAGCTGCGGATTGGCTTCTTTGCCCAGCATCAGGTGGATGAGCTGCACATTGACGAAACCCCGCTGCAGCATTTGCAGCGCGAACGCCCGAACGAAGGCCAGGCCCGCCTGCGCGCCCGGCTGGCCGGGTTCGGCCTAGGGTCGGATCAGGCTGATACCGAGGTCGGCCGTCTCTCTGGCGGGCAAAAGGCGCGCCTGTCGCTGCTGCTGGCCACCCTGCCCGCTCCGCATCTGCTGATCCTCGATGAGCCGACCAACCACCTGGATATTGAAAGCCGCGAGGCGCTGGTCGAAGCGCTGACCGCCTATTCCGGCGCGGTCATTCTGGTCAGCCACGACATGCACCTCCTTAGCCTGGTCGCGGACCGGCTGTGGCTGGTGTCCGGCGGCACGGTGAAACCGTTTGAGGGCGACCTGCCGGCCTACCGCGATCTGCTGCTGACGCGCGACAAACCCGCAGGCAAATCCAAGGCCAAGGCCAAGGCCGAAAAACCCAAGCGCCCCAGCCGTGACGCCATTCAGGCCCTGCGCGCCGAGGTCCGCAAAGGTGAGGCGCGCCTGGAGAAGGTCAGCGAAATGCGCGACAAGCTGGCCAAAAAACTGGCGGACCCTGCCCTATATGATGACGGACGCAAGGACGAAGCCATTGTCTGGCAGCGCAAATATGCCGAAGTGATGGAAGCCCAGGACCGCGCCGAGGAGCTGTGGCTGAAAGCGGTGGAGAAACTGGAAAAAGCAGAGGCGCAATGA
- the ndk gene encoding nucleoside-diphosphate kinase: MALERTFSIIKPDATRRNLTGAINAKFEEAGLRVVAQKRIHLTQAQAGEFYKVHAERPFYGELCEFMASAPIVAQVLEGENAIAKNREVMGATNPADAAAGTIRAEFAESVGENSVHGSDAPETAAVEIAYFFSGLELVG; encoded by the coding sequence ATGGCACTGGAACGCACTTTCTCGATCATCAAGCCCGACGCAACCCGCCGCAACCTGACCGGCGCAATCAACGCCAAATTCGAAGAAGCCGGCCTGCGCGTTGTGGCGCAAAAGCGTATTCACCTGACCCAGGCGCAGGCAGGCGAGTTCTACAAAGTGCACGCTGAGCGTCCCTTCTACGGTGAGCTGTGCGAATTCATGGCGTCCGCTCCGATCGTTGCGCAGGTTCTGGAAGGCGAAAACGCGATTGCCAAAAACCGCGAAGTGATGGGCGCCACCAACCCGGCAGACGCCGCGGCTGGCACCATCCGCGCCGAATTTGCTGAATCGGTTGGCGAAAACTCCGTTCATGGTTCCGACGCACCGGAAACCGCGGCTGTTGAGATCGCTTACTTCTTCTCCGGCCTCGAGCTGGTCGGCTAA